aaGTACTTCTTGATTTTATATACAAAcaatacaaataagtgcttctaacttataaaatcAGAAATTGGACCCGCCCAAAAAAACCCCGGTATCTATCAACAATCCccacatttttatatttatttatttgtgggGATGTTTGGCCAAcattatgataaaaataaaatcttatttcaagcaaaatttcatttttatataatacttattattgtaatatattttataggtATTTGAtgttttttatttgcaaaaacaaGTCACTAATTTTCTAGAAACAAGTACAGTACATATTTAGGGTTGTATTAAATTGcgattttatagtattttttcATCCATGAAATACTTGTGTATTtaattcggattttaaaaaaataatgtcaaATTTTGAGATATTCGGTTAGAATATTCAATTCTGGTATTCACTTAGAcccatgattttattttttccgaAGAATAATGTGACATgtaaaaacacatcaaattgTCATTGTATGACTACTTTTAGAAAGAAAAGAACAAGATGCATAGAAGATCACATAATCAAGATATCTAAAACAAAGCATCTGTGTCAATCACTCTCTTATCTACAATGCCATACCATAGACAATAATTCTATCTCCATCTTTATCTACATGTGTGCTTCTCCAGTTATATGCAGATGCTGTGGACTCGGCAGCTAGTTTACAAGATTGATGGGTTCGTCACATCTCTCTTTTCGGACCTCCAATAAGAATTGAAGCAAGTCCTTTTAAGTGTTTAACCAATCAAGCGCAGACAAACAGGAGTCAAAGAATGATTGTAGGCTTGTAGCTAGGAACCATCACTAAATTAGCTATCGCATTAAGTAGCAAATCTGAGCACATGCCTACGGGAGTCGTTGAATAATTCTTTGTGAATCTCGAAAAAATGGAAggcttgaaatttgaatttgaaataatttaaaatatataattatatgaataaattaCTATGTTCATAAGTGTTTTGAATTGAAATCTCCATGTTCTCTACCCTCAAAATTCAAGTCATTATCAAGTCGAACGAATAATCAATAGGCCCATGGGTTCAATTTTCATTCGTTATAGGATTAAAGTTGTGCCCTCAACTCCGAACCTCTCtgttattatgaaaaaaatatcaataatcaTCGTAGTCTTATATTTTGAACCTTTCGATAACCGAATAGTGAAGTCTAGAATTACATACTCccccgttttgaaatataggtcgcttgactttttCGCACGCACTTCTAAGTCCTTTGACCGTATAGctataatcattatttttaaaattttctttttctgaattataatattagtcatatatttttattcaaaaaaaaaattcaaaaataataattttaactatgcagtcaaaaaacttaaaagtatgtgtcaaaaagtcaaacaacttatatttcaaaatagaggagtaagaaggagggagtatatatttagtttataaattaattcaaaagaTCACAATAAAAATTGCGTGGAATCGGACCATCAAAGTATTGGCGGTGAAGCACTTCTAGGTTATTACCTAAACCTAACACCTACCCACCTACCGcgccaaaataaataaaactaaccCATAAATGTGAAAACATGAAGTACTATGatacttaatatataaaagaacaaATAATTTAGAACATGTAGAAAGACAAAAAAGGCGATAGATATTATTATGAGTGAATTATTATTGTTGCATGTGAACCTAACGCATGGAGTTGGAGAGAAATGAGCATCCAGAAATTGGGCAATGTAAAATGGAAGTGGCTCACACAAAACCAAAAGAAAGAGGTCATGGAGACAGCCCCCAAACTTTTTAGAGTTGCGCTTTCAATAAAGCCGCAACTTCCGTCATCCCCGCAGTTTTACACACAACTAAAAGAAATTCTAGTCGAGGCGATAGGGTAGCCTAACGGGTGGGTTTATCTTCTGTTGTTCCGTGACACTCGAGTTTGATTTTGGCTCACCCCAGAAATTATTACAACGGATACTAATTTGTGGATTATGAAATTCTagtcaattttataattatataactttaatttaattttttaaaataaattatctttattaTATCATTCTGCGATTTATGGTGAATAAATTATTCGAgtgatttgaaaatttattttagtttgagATATGTAGGGAACACATTCTGTTAGTTCCGAGACAGAGATATCATAGAGAGAAAATCAGTAGTGATCTGAATTTTAGGGATCATCTTCCAAAGAAGTAAAAGCCAGATTTGAGATTTGAGGTTGGGCAGCTAGCAACTCACCGATTCTGATGAGACAATTCTATCCTCTTCTGCTTGGTTCAAGATGAAAGAGATGACAGAACATACATGTGACACTATTTCAAGGCCATACCACACCGACACCTACTAAACGATACACAATATCTCTTCCCATTCCGTAATTTTTTTTGACTGTGAATGGAAATTTACATTAAAATACTGAAATTCAGCCGACAAGACCACGAACcgtaaactacaacttgattatgaaacaaaaaacgagctaaacaaatagtcgTTTTGTTTTTAGATTGTTTTACACATAGAATATCCAAATTCTTTGATCAATGATTTTTATGTCATACAAGTCATGATAAAAAGAAATTGTATTGAAAGCCTGCCATGTATACATAATTTCTTACacaaatttgtaattttttagtatttaatttGATGCGGtttcttatattaattttttattcaatttgaTGTGATAGAAATCTAAAAACAGTTGATAGTAATTTTCTCCTACtaacttttttatattatatttaggatttgaatTATTACAATGTTGAACTTGCTCTTACTCAACTTGATTTGATGTTCAAAACCTGAAAATTAATCGCAGATAGTAGACTGATAATAGTCGTATATACTCTCTTAATCCGATGAGTTTAATTTctcatgcataaataaattacatcttTGAGATATTTTGGCCCCAAAGCTTCTAAAATCAGAACTAACAGGGGAATTTTATAATCCCGCAAATACGGTCGCATCTCTGTTATTGTGATAAAAGAGAATGATTCAcatgaaaaaattcaaaaaaaaacttaaaatattattttaggaaacaAAGTACTGTACTGTAATTGGCAGGCTGGCACTGGCAGGGGTAATTAATTGATTATAGAGATTGCGCCGTGATTCATGttgagcatctccaagagcctccttgttagctcctaaatataatataaaaaatgtggctcttagtaatttaggacaaagttaagagtgtaaactccaacaatactctctacatctcttctctatttcatattttattcatatattgggctccactataacaaaagagagggaaagatggaggttgattggaggaaaggatttttttattgtaagaaaataagttaggagccatgtggtggctcttaactttgaggagagaggagagagaaacaaaaggctcttaagatttaagagccacttaagagtctcttggagcaacattttgcttctccctcctcaaatctcaagttaggagcctaaacgaagagcctcttggagatgctcttacatctGGAAACATAATTAACccatttttcataaattaacttaggtactgtttggggttgctgttgcagacagcaacaacaactttttgctgaaaagcagatgaaaaactgtttggtaaatctaaaagcagctttcccGAACAGCAgattttagctgaaaagctgctgttagaaaaagcaggtcctcccatgcttttggaaaaagctgcttttcagcttttgcagaatgctgttatagatttcattataaaacctcaccaaaatcattattattttttatattataactcaaaataagtaaatatcaaaaaattaccaaacagttatctgatttctacaacagcacttattttaccagcactttttctgacagcacagcaatttttaacagcacccccaaacagacccttagaTTGCCAAACACTTCCTAAATTTCGTTCTATGCTCTTTTCCTTTTCTGTTTCACACTGCCTGTGTACCTTTGACTCCTCTTTGTCCTCACTTCAGTACCTGCTCTCTTTCGCATTGTATCGCAGCCCTGTATATCTCTGAAAATTTGCCGTACCGTTACGTTCTTGATGGACTTTCAAAGATTACTAGATACTCCTAATTTATCATTCACAGATATGCTTCGATAAATcagaaatcagaattaattagttaaattattaattcaagatTCATCGAAAATTTATCagagattttttaataaatcgatAATTATTAGTCAAATTAAAGTGTTAaattatatgtgataaattaataatatttttttagaattaatcggagattaTCTCCTGATAATCAATAATCTTTAAAATACGGCTCGGATAAGATTTTTGCTAAAAACTGTTTCCCATTTTACACATTCCGAATATAGTGTGAGTGCTTAAAATTTTCCGCTGCAAATTTATTAACCCACGAAGTAGAAAGGACgaatttaagaaattttaatGCATGTAAAAAACAGTTAAATAGAAAAGCCACTCGAGATATAAGTATTTCCACAGGACAACCTTTGGTCCCAgatctttattaaaaaaacataaaccCCATAACTAACTTTATATGTACGGTGTATATATAAACAACTAATTTTGCTGCTCTTAGTTGCAAAACCTCAGCCTGGAGAGCGAGGTGGTCTAAATCTAAAGAACACACTTACTTTGTCTCTCTTTCACTTGCCAACTAAACACTGCAATTAATACTGCTTATCTCTTTGTGTAGCTTCTTGTTTCATCTTTTTTGTTCCACCGACAAAAATATATGCAAGCAAGAATTGATAGTTGGTTGTGAGGGTTATGGATTCTAATTGGGTTTTCAAGTTGGTGGTCTTGTTCAGTTGGGTTCTGTGTATGAGCTCAGGGTTGGTACAATGTAGTGTTACGTATGATAGCAAGGCCATTGTGATCAATGGTCAGAGGAGGATTCTTATTTCTGGTTCTATACATTATCCTAGAAGCACTCCTGAGGTACCACTTTATTAGAATCTTTGAAATTAGTGTTTCTTGATTTTACAAacagacagagagagagagagggagagggggagggggagggagagagggagagagggagagagagggagagggggagggggagagagagagagggggagggggagggggagggggagggagggagggagagagggggagggagagagggagggagggagagagggggagggagagagggagagagggagggagggagagagggggagagagagagagggagagagagggagggaggggagagagagagagagatacttGTTACCAAGACATAAGATTCAGTAACTTAGCACATAGTAGGCCACAATGCTAGAAATTGATGAATGTATattcataattatatttattgttttgtGATGGACTGGAATTATTTGTGTAGATGTGGGAAGATCTAATCCTCAAAGCTAAACAAGGAGGTCTTGATGTTATTGAAACCTATGTCTTCTGGAATGTTCATGAGCCCACCCCTGGCAATGTACACTACCTTTTTATGTACATAAAATTGAATATGTATGTAAATTTAGTCTTGTCACTGATTAGCATTTTTTAAATCACCTGCAGTATAATTTTGAGGGGAGGTATGATATAGTGAGGTTCTTAAAGATAGTGCAGAAAGCAGGGCTCTATGCTCATCTTCGCATTGGGCCTTATGTGTGCGCTGAGTGGAATTTCGGGTACCCTTTGTTTTAGTTTTCTGAATTTAGATGAGTTTGGTTGAGTAACATTAGTAATGTGTTACCGTTTTTGTGAATTCTGCAGCGGCTTTCCAGTTTGGCTCAAGTATGTTCCAGGTATCAGCTTCAGAACGGACAATGAGCCATTTAAGGTCATAAAGATTTAACTTTTTGCTATTTCTTGTTCATTCTGTCCCAAGTATACGATGCACAGTTGCAGAGAAGCGAACTAAATTAGTGAATTGTGGTGTTTCTGCAGAGGGCTATGAAAAGTTTCACCGAAAAGATTGTGAATTTGATGAAAAGTGAAAATATGTTTGAGTCCCAGGGTGGCCCTATTATACTCTCCCAGGTTTGTTTCCAGAGTTTTTGTTActtctattaattaattacacgATCATctctgaaaaattatttttttaaatgttactgATAAAATGTCTTGTGTACAGATTGAGAATGAGTATGGACCACAAGGTAAAAATCTTGGAGCCGCGGGACATAACTACATGACTTGGGCAGCGAAGCTGGCCGTCGGCTTGGATACAGGGGTTCCCTGGGTTATGTGCAAAGAAGAAGATGCTCCTGATCCAGTGGTTAGTACTTCTCTTAATTTTACTACCAGGAGCTGCTCTTGTCAAGTTGCTATCTGTTCATTTGGCCAGGTTCTTACTTAAATCATTTGATTATTTCCTAATGTAGTGTGTTATCTTATGTCGCTATTGATGCAGATAAATACATGTAATGGTTTTTACTGTCATAATTTCTCCCCTAACAGACCTTACAAACCCACTATCTGGACTGAGGCTTGGAGTGGATGGTATGTTTCTAAGCTTTGTTACTTTAATCAATGATTCGACGAAGAGAGGTCACTTACCATTTCTATGTCTGATATTAAAGGTTTACGGAGTTTGGAGGACCGATACATAAGAGGCCAGTTCAGGATCTGGCATTTGCAGTTGCTCGATTCATCCAGAAGGGAGGATCGTTTTTCAATTACTATATGGTAGATTTCCGAAGTGACTATCTCCACCAATCTCTTAGACTTTAACTTCTCACTGTCGAATCTGAGTTTTATGTGCACTGTGTATGTAAAATAGTATCACGGAGGCACAAATTTCGGACGCTCTGCTGGGGGGCCATTCATCACTACAAGCTACGACTATGATGCTCCACTTGATGAATACGGTAAGCACGCATTGTCATAGTTTCTTTCACCTCCGTTATTGATTGATCTGATAATCTAGTAGAGATAGCGGtttgataaataataagatTCTAAAGATATACTTTTGATGAACAGATATTATCTTGTACTTGGCTTAGATCTAATTGCTTCATCGTCGTGATCATGATAGGTTTAATCAGGCAACCGAAATATGGTCATTTAAAGGAGCTTCACAGGGCTATTAAGCTATGTGAGCATGCCTTAGTTTCTGCAGATCCTGTAGTTACTTCTTTAGGAAGTTCTCAACAGGTTTTCACTCTCTTGTCCCACCATTGTTTCTCAATTATTTCTAAGTTTATGTCTGTTACCGCTACTAAAAGCTGGCAGTTTTCAGGCCCATGTTTTTTCTTCAGAGAATGGAAATTGTGCAGCTTTTCTCGCGAATTATGATACAAAATCTGCTGCTAGAGTAATGTTCAACAATATGCACTATAAGTTGCCGCCTTGGTCGATTAGCATCCTTTCCGATTGCAAGAATGCAGTCTTCAATACTGCCAATGTATGTGCATATCATAAGTTACCGATCCATAACAGTTTTAATTGCCGATCCATGTTTCCTGAGAGCAAGATCTGAATTTTGTTCCCCCCATAACAGGTCGGAGTTCAGGAATCGCAGATGCAAATGTTACCAGTCAGTGCTGATATGATTTCCTGGGGGAGTTACAATGAAGATTTGACTACTCTTGATGACAGCTCTACGTTCACTACTTTTGGTCTTCTGGAGCAGATTAATGTCACTAGGGATGCTAGTGACTATCTGTGGTACATAACTAGGTAAGAGCAATGTACATCAACAAACTTCTTTTGCAACTGCAAAAGCGCCATTGCATAACATGCCTTGTTCACAATTTGCTCACAGTGTTAACATTGGCTCATCCGAGTCCTTTTTACGCGGTGGCGAACTCCCTACTCTCATGGCGCAGTCGACGGGGCATGCTCTTCATGTCTTTGTAAACGGACAACTTTCAGGTAATTCAGATACATCTTAATCGCCAACAAACCTGTTTGATAAAACTCCTAGTACTTATTTAGTGATTTAAC
This genomic window from Daucus carota subsp. sativus chromosome 7, DH1 v3.0, whole genome shotgun sequence contains:
- the LOC108196358 gene encoding beta-galactosidase 3, producing the protein MDSNWVFKLVVLFSWVLCMSSGLVQCSVTYDSKAIVINGQRRILISGSIHYPRSTPEMWEDLILKAKQGGLDVIETYVFWNVHEPTPGNYNFEGRYDIVRFLKIVQKAGLYAHLRIGPYVCAEWNFGGFPVWLKYVPGISFRTDNEPFKRAMKSFTEKIVNLMKSENMFESQGGPIILSQIENEYGPQGKNLGAAGHNYMTWAAKLAVGLDTGVPWVMCKEEDAPDPVINTCNGFYCHNFSPNRPYKPTIWTEAWSGWFTEFGGPIHKRPVQDLAFAVARFIQKGGSFFNYYMYHGGTNFGRSAGGPFITTSYDYDAPLDEYGLIRQPKYGHLKELHRAIKLCEHALVSADPVVTSLGSSQQAHVFSSENGNCAAFLANYDTKSAARVMFNNMHYKLPPWSISILSDCKNAVFNTANVGVQESQMQMLPVSADMISWGSYNEDLTTLDDSSTFTTFGLLEQINVTRDASDYLWYITSVNIGSSESFLRGGELPTLMAQSTGHALHVFVNGQLSGSGFGTRENRRFLYTGKVKLHAGRNKIALLSVAVGLPNIGGHFETWKTGVSGPVVLHGLDQGKWDLSWQKWTYQVGLKGEAMNLGSPDSTSSVNWMGASLIELKPQPLTWHKAEFDAPEGDEPLALDLQSMGKGQVWINGQSIGRYWTAYAAGNCNECNYAGAFRPPKCQQGCGQPTQRWYHVPRSWLKPRQNSLVLFEELGGNPAGIAIVKRSVSSICADVTEFHPYIKNWQIESYGKAEDFHKPKVHLRCGAGQSITSIKFASFGTPTGTCGNFHQGTCHAYTSYAILEKMCLGKERCAVPISDTVFGLDPCPNVLKRLSVEAICAPMTTRG